One genomic window of Monodelphis domestica isolate mMonDom1 chromosome 1, mMonDom1.pri, whole genome shotgun sequence includes the following:
- the SLC9A5 gene encoding sodium/hydrogen exchanger 5 isoform X1: MLPATLPLLGMPLPGEGAGVAAEAAGESVLPPAGLALLRWQWHEVEAPYLVAVWILVASLAKIVFHLSRKVTSVVPESCLLILLGLALGGIVLAVAKKAEYQLEPGTFFLFLLPPIVLDSGYFMPSRLFFDNLGAILTYAVVGTLWNSFTTGAALWGVQQAGLMASTVQADLLDFLLFGSLISAVDPVAVLAVFEEVHVNETLFIIVFGESLLNDAVTVVLYKVYNSFVEMGSVNVQPVDYVKGVASLFVVSLGGAAVGLVFAFFLALTTRFTKRVRIIEPLLVFLLAYAAYLTAEMASLSAILAVTMCGVGCKKYVEANISHKSRTAVKYTMKTLASCAETVIFMLLGISAVDSSKWAWDTGLVLGTLLFILLFRALGVVLQTWVLNQFRLVPLDKIDQVVMSYGGLRGAVAFALVILLDKTKVPAKDYFVATTIVVVFFTVIVQGLTIKPLVKWLKVKRSDHHKPTLNQELHEHTFDHILAAVEDVVGHHGYHYWRDRWEQFDKKYLSQLLMRRSAYRIRDQIWDVYYKLNIRDAISFVDQGGHVLSSAGLTLPSMPSRSSAAETSVTNLLRESGSGACLDLQVIDTVRSGKDREDAIMHHLLSGGLYKPRRRVRCTEYKTSCSRHFISEDAQARQDKEVFQQNMKRRLESFKSTKHNVCLSKSKLRLRKAGRKKKDGSADKETPNGKPHQASNLPDTAAVILAVESDEEEESDSSETEKEDDEGIVFVARATNEVFQEHKVPGSMDVCPSPRVIPPSPTCAEKELPWKSGQGDLAVYVSSETTKIVPVDMQTGWNQSISSLESLASPPCAQAALRAARPRACAPPRGEELRDPLAALATPAPEPHAGFTFTPSLAKAGRSRSESSADAPEQQELQPLMAPEDHGCLSPGTANARWLIQFNRAGRL, from the exons ATGCTACCGGCCACGTTGCCCCTCCTGGGGATGCCGCTGCCCGGGGAAGGGGCAGGAGTGGCCGCCGAGGCCGCGGGAGAATCCGTCCTGCCCCCTGCGGGCTTGGCGCTGTTGCGCTGGCAATGGCACGAGGTGGAGGCGCCCTACCTGGTGGCCGTGTGGATCCTGGTGGCCAGCTTGGCCAAGATCG TTTTTCACCTCTCCCGGAAAGTGACTTCTGTTGTCCCCGAAAGCTGCCTGCTGATTTTGCTGGGTCTGGCACTGGGAGGCATCGTTCTGGCTGTGGCCAAGAAAGCAGAGTACCAGCTGGAGCCGGgcaccttcttcctcttccttctaccCCCTATTGTACTTGACTCGGGCTACTTCATGCCCAGCCGGCTCTTCTTTGACAACCTGGGGGCCATTCTCACCTATGCTGTGGTGGGCACGCTGTGGAACTCCTTCACTACAGGGGCTGCCCTTTGGGGGGTCCAGCAGGCTGGACTTATGG cTTCCACCGTACAAGCTGACTTGCTTGACTTCTTGCTCTTCGGAAGCCTAATCTCTGCCGTGGACCCTGTGGCCGTCTTGGCGGTCTTTGAGGAGGTGCACGTCAATGAGACCCTCTTCATCATTGTCTTTGGGGAGTCGCTGCTCAACGATGCAGTCACAGTG GTGCTGTATAAGGTGTATAACTCCTTCGTGGAGATGGGCTCAGTCAATGTCCAGCCTGTTGACTATGTAAAAGGAGTCG CCTCCCTCTTTGTGGTCAGTCTGGGCGGGGCAGCCGTGGGCTTAGTTTTTGCCTTCTTCCTGGCCCTGACCACACGTTTCACCAAGCGGGTCCGTATCATCGAGCCTCTGCTGGTCTTCCTCTTGGCCTATGCTGCTTACCTCACAGCGGAGATGGCCTCGCTCTCCGCCATCCTTGC AGTGACGATGTGTGGAGTGGGCTGTAAGAAGTATGTGGAGGCTAACATCTCCCACAAGTCCCGTACGGCTGTCAAATACACCATGAAGACGCTGGCCAGCTGTGCCGAGACTGTCATCTTCATGTTGCTTGGCATCTCTGCTGTTGACTCCTCTAAGTGGGCCTGGGACACTGGGCTGGTGCTTGGTACCCTGCTCTTCATCCTGCTCTTCCGTGCCCTCG GCGTAGTCCTGCAGACATGGGTGCTGAACCAGTTCCGGCTGGTCCCTTTGGACAAGATTGACCAGGTGGTGATGTCCTATGGGGGCCTGCGAGGGGCTGTGGCTTTTGCTCTCGTCATCCTTCTGGATAAGACCAAGGTCCCTGCCAAGGACTACTTTGTGGCAACGACCATTGTGGTGGTCTTCTTCACAGTCATCGTGCAG GGTCTGACCATAAAGCCTCTCGTCAAGTGGCTCAAAGTGAAACGGAGTGACCACCACAAGCCCACCTTGaaccaggaactacatgaacac ACCTTTGACCATATTTTGGCAGCTGTAGAAGATGTGGTTGGCCACCATGGCTATCACTACTGGAGGGACAG GTGGGAACAGTTTGACAAGAAGTACTTGAGTCAGCTACTGATGCGCCGGTCCGCTTATAGAATCCGGGACCAGATCTGGGATGTGTACTATAAACTCAACATCCGAGATGCCATCAGTTTTGTGGACCAG GGAGGCCACGTCTTATCGTCAGCAGGGCTCACGCTGCCCTCCATGCCGAGCCGGAGCTCTGCCGCGGAGACCTCCGTCACCAACCTGCT GCGGGAGAGCGGCAGCGGTGCCTGCCTAGACCTCCAAGTGATTGACACAGTTCGAAGTGGCAAGGACCGGGAAGATGCCATCATGCACCATCTGCTCAGCGGCGGTCTCTACAAACCCCGTCGGAGGGTGAGATGCACAGAG TACAAGACCAGCTGTAGTCGCCATTTTATCTCAGAGGACGCCCAGGCCCGGCAGGACAAGGAAGTATTTCAGCAGAACATGAAGCGGAGACTAGAGTCCTTCAAGTCCACCAAGCACAACGTGTGCCTGTCCAAGAGCAAGCTGAGGCTCCGGAAGGCTGGCCGGAAGAAG AAGGATGGTTCAGCAGACAAAGAGACTCCAAATGGGAAACCTCATCAAGCCTCAAACTTACCGGACACAG CTGCGGTGATCTTAGCGGTGGAGTCTGATGAAGAGGAGGAGAGCGACAgctcagagacagagaaggaggatgACGAGGGCATTGTCTTCGTGGCTCGGGCCACCAATGAGGTTTTCCAAGAACACAAGGTGCCAG GGAGCATGGACGTATGCCCGAGCCCGCGCGTCATTCCCCCTTCACCAACCTGTGCTGAGAAGGAGCTGCCCTGGAAGAGTGGGCAGGGGGACCTGGCCGTGTACGTGTCATCGGAGACCACCAAGATTGTGCCTGTGGACATGCAGACGGGCTGGAATCAGAGCATCTCGTCCCTGGAGAGCCTGGCATCTCCGCCCTGCGCCCAGGCTGCCCTGAGAGCGGCCCGCCCTCGGGCCTGTGCCCCCCCGCGAGGAGAGGAGCTCCGGGACCCGCTGGCTGCTCTGGCGACGCCGGCGCCCGAGCCCCACGCTGGCTTCACCTTCACCCCGAGTCTTGCCAAGGCGGGTCGCTCCCGGAGCGAGAGCAGCGCAGATGCGCCCGAGCAGCAGGAGCTGCAGCCCCTCATGGCACCAGAGGACCATGGGTGCCTCAGTCCGGGCACCGCCAATGCCCGGTGGCTCATCCAGTTCAACAGAGCCGGTCGGCTGTAG
- the SLC9A5 gene encoding sodium/hydrogen exchanger 5 isoform X4, with the protein MLPATLPLLGMPLPGEGAGVAAEAAGESVLPPAGLALLRWQWHEVEAPYLVAVWILVASLAKIVFHLSRKVTSVVPESCLLILLGLALGGIVLAVAKKAEYQLEPGTFFLFLLPPIVLDSGYFMPSRLFFDNLGAILTYAVVGTLWNSFTTGAALWGVQQAGLMASTVQADLLDFLLFGSLISAVDPVAVLAVFEEVHVNETLFIIVFGESLLNDAVTVVLYKVYNSFVEMGSVNVQPVDYVKGVASLFVVSLGGAAVGLVFAFFLALTTRFTKRVRIIEPLLVFLLAYAAYLTAEMASLSAILAVTMCGVGCKKYVEANISHKSRTAVKYTMKTLASCAETVIFMLLGISAVDSSKWAWDTGLVLGTLLFILLFRALGVVLQTWVLNQFRLVPLDKIDQVVMSYGGLRGAVAFALVILLDKTKVPAKDYFVATTIVVVFFTVIVQGLTIKPLVKWLKVKRSDHHKPTLNQELHEHTFDHILAAVEDVVGHHGYHYWRDREATSYRQQGSRCPPCRAGALPRRPPSPTCSAVILAVESDEEEESDSSETEKEDDEGIVFVARATNEVFQEHKVPGSMDVCPSPRVIPPSPTCAEKELPWKSGQGDLAVYVSSETTKIVPVDMQTGWNQSISSLESLASPPCAQAALRAARPRACAPPRGEELRDPLAALATPAPEPHAGFTFTPSLAKAGRSRSESSADAPEQQELQPLMAPEDHGCLSPGTANARWLIQFNRAGRL; encoded by the exons ATGCTACCGGCCACGTTGCCCCTCCTGGGGATGCCGCTGCCCGGGGAAGGGGCAGGAGTGGCCGCCGAGGCCGCGGGAGAATCCGTCCTGCCCCCTGCGGGCTTGGCGCTGTTGCGCTGGCAATGGCACGAGGTGGAGGCGCCCTACCTGGTGGCCGTGTGGATCCTGGTGGCCAGCTTGGCCAAGATCG TTTTTCACCTCTCCCGGAAAGTGACTTCTGTTGTCCCCGAAAGCTGCCTGCTGATTTTGCTGGGTCTGGCACTGGGAGGCATCGTTCTGGCTGTGGCCAAGAAAGCAGAGTACCAGCTGGAGCCGGgcaccttcttcctcttccttctaccCCCTATTGTACTTGACTCGGGCTACTTCATGCCCAGCCGGCTCTTCTTTGACAACCTGGGGGCCATTCTCACCTATGCTGTGGTGGGCACGCTGTGGAACTCCTTCACTACAGGGGCTGCCCTTTGGGGGGTCCAGCAGGCTGGACTTATGG cTTCCACCGTACAAGCTGACTTGCTTGACTTCTTGCTCTTCGGAAGCCTAATCTCTGCCGTGGACCCTGTGGCCGTCTTGGCGGTCTTTGAGGAGGTGCACGTCAATGAGACCCTCTTCATCATTGTCTTTGGGGAGTCGCTGCTCAACGATGCAGTCACAGTG GTGCTGTATAAGGTGTATAACTCCTTCGTGGAGATGGGCTCAGTCAATGTCCAGCCTGTTGACTATGTAAAAGGAGTCG CCTCCCTCTTTGTGGTCAGTCTGGGCGGGGCAGCCGTGGGCTTAGTTTTTGCCTTCTTCCTGGCCCTGACCACACGTTTCACCAAGCGGGTCCGTATCATCGAGCCTCTGCTGGTCTTCCTCTTGGCCTATGCTGCTTACCTCACAGCGGAGATGGCCTCGCTCTCCGCCATCCTTGC AGTGACGATGTGTGGAGTGGGCTGTAAGAAGTATGTGGAGGCTAACATCTCCCACAAGTCCCGTACGGCTGTCAAATACACCATGAAGACGCTGGCCAGCTGTGCCGAGACTGTCATCTTCATGTTGCTTGGCATCTCTGCTGTTGACTCCTCTAAGTGGGCCTGGGACACTGGGCTGGTGCTTGGTACCCTGCTCTTCATCCTGCTCTTCCGTGCCCTCG GCGTAGTCCTGCAGACATGGGTGCTGAACCAGTTCCGGCTGGTCCCTTTGGACAAGATTGACCAGGTGGTGATGTCCTATGGGGGCCTGCGAGGGGCTGTGGCTTTTGCTCTCGTCATCCTTCTGGATAAGACCAAGGTCCCTGCCAAGGACTACTTTGTGGCAACGACCATTGTGGTGGTCTTCTTCACAGTCATCGTGCAG GGTCTGACCATAAAGCCTCTCGTCAAGTGGCTCAAAGTGAAACGGAGTGACCACCACAAGCCCACCTTGaaccaggaactacatgaacac ACCTTTGACCATATTTTGGCAGCTGTAGAAGATGTGGTTGGCCACCATGGCTATCACTACTGGAGGGACAG GGAGGCCACGTCTTATCGTCAGCAGGGCTCACGCTGCCCTCCATGCCGAGCCGGAGCTCTGCCGCGGAGACCTCCGTCACCAACCTGCT CTGCGGTGATCTTAGCGGTGGAGTCTGATGAAGAGGAGGAGAGCGACAgctcagagacagagaaggaggatgACGAGGGCATTGTCTTCGTGGCTCGGGCCACCAATGAGGTTTTCCAAGAACACAAGGTGCCAG GGAGCATGGACGTATGCCCGAGCCCGCGCGTCATTCCCCCTTCACCAACCTGTGCTGAGAAGGAGCTGCCCTGGAAGAGTGGGCAGGGGGACCTGGCCGTGTACGTGTCATCGGAGACCACCAAGATTGTGCCTGTGGACATGCAGACGGGCTGGAATCAGAGCATCTCGTCCCTGGAGAGCCTGGCATCTCCGCCCTGCGCCCAGGCTGCCCTGAGAGCGGCCCGCCCTCGGGCCTGTGCCCCCCCGCGAGGAGAGGAGCTCCGGGACCCGCTGGCTGCTCTGGCGACGCCGGCGCCCGAGCCCCACGCTGGCTTCACCTTCACCCCGAGTCTTGCCAAGGCGGGTCGCTCCCGGAGCGAGAGCAGCGCAGATGCGCCCGAGCAGCAGGAGCTGCAGCCCCTCATGGCACCAGAGGACCATGGGTGCCTCAGTCCGGGCACCGCCAATGCCCGGTGGCTCATCCAGTTCAACAGAGCCGGTCGGCTGTAG
- the SLC9A5 gene encoding sodium/hydrogen exchanger 5 isoform X3 — MVLFTFGVFHLSRKVTSVVPESCLLILLGLALGGIVLAVAKKAEYQLEPGTFFLFLLPPIVLDSGYFMPSRLFFDNLGAILTYAVVGTLWNSFTTGAALWGVQQAGLMASTVQADLLDFLLFGSLISAVDPVAVLAVFEEVHVNETLFIIVFGESLLNDAVTVVLYKVYNSFVEMGSVNVQPVDYVKGVASLFVVSLGGAAVGLVFAFFLALTTRFTKRVRIIEPLLVFLLAYAAYLTAEMASLSAILAVTMCGVGCKKYVEANISHKSRTAVKYTMKTLASCAETVIFMLLGISAVDSSKWAWDTGLVLGTLLFILLFRALGVVLQTWVLNQFRLVPLDKIDQVVMSYGGLRGAVAFALVILLDKTKVPAKDYFVATTIVVVFFTVIVQGLTIKPLVKWLKVKRSDHHKPTLNQELHEHTFDHILAAVEDVVGHHGYHYWRDRWEQFDKKYLSQLLMRRSAYRIRDQIWDVYYKLNIRDAISFVDQGGHVLSSAGLTLPSMPSRSSAAETSVTNLLRESGSGACLDLQVIDTVRSGKDREDAIMHHLLSGGLYKPRRRVRCTEYKTSCSRHFISEDAQARQDKEVFQQNMKRRLESFKSTKHNVCLSKSKLRLRKAGRKKKDGSADKETPNGKPHQASNLPDTAAVILAVESDEEEESDSSETEKEDDEGIVFVARATNEVFQEHKVPGSMDVCPSPRVIPPSPTCAEKELPWKSGQGDLAVYVSSETTKIVPVDMQTGWNQSISSLESLASPPCAQAALRAARPRACAPPRGEELRDPLAALATPAPEPHAGFTFTPSLAKAGRSRSESSADAPEQQELQPLMAPEDHGCLSPGTANARWLIQFNRAGRL, encoded by the exons ATGGTTCTCTTCACTTTTGGAG TTTTTCACCTCTCCCGGAAAGTGACTTCTGTTGTCCCCGAAAGCTGCCTGCTGATTTTGCTGGGTCTGGCACTGGGAGGCATCGTTCTGGCTGTGGCCAAGAAAGCAGAGTACCAGCTGGAGCCGGgcaccttcttcctcttccttctaccCCCTATTGTACTTGACTCGGGCTACTTCATGCCCAGCCGGCTCTTCTTTGACAACCTGGGGGCCATTCTCACCTATGCTGTGGTGGGCACGCTGTGGAACTCCTTCACTACAGGGGCTGCCCTTTGGGGGGTCCAGCAGGCTGGACTTATGG cTTCCACCGTACAAGCTGACTTGCTTGACTTCTTGCTCTTCGGAAGCCTAATCTCTGCCGTGGACCCTGTGGCCGTCTTGGCGGTCTTTGAGGAGGTGCACGTCAATGAGACCCTCTTCATCATTGTCTTTGGGGAGTCGCTGCTCAACGATGCAGTCACAGTG GTGCTGTATAAGGTGTATAACTCCTTCGTGGAGATGGGCTCAGTCAATGTCCAGCCTGTTGACTATGTAAAAGGAGTCG CCTCCCTCTTTGTGGTCAGTCTGGGCGGGGCAGCCGTGGGCTTAGTTTTTGCCTTCTTCCTGGCCCTGACCACACGTTTCACCAAGCGGGTCCGTATCATCGAGCCTCTGCTGGTCTTCCTCTTGGCCTATGCTGCTTACCTCACAGCGGAGATGGCCTCGCTCTCCGCCATCCTTGC AGTGACGATGTGTGGAGTGGGCTGTAAGAAGTATGTGGAGGCTAACATCTCCCACAAGTCCCGTACGGCTGTCAAATACACCATGAAGACGCTGGCCAGCTGTGCCGAGACTGTCATCTTCATGTTGCTTGGCATCTCTGCTGTTGACTCCTCTAAGTGGGCCTGGGACACTGGGCTGGTGCTTGGTACCCTGCTCTTCATCCTGCTCTTCCGTGCCCTCG GCGTAGTCCTGCAGACATGGGTGCTGAACCAGTTCCGGCTGGTCCCTTTGGACAAGATTGACCAGGTGGTGATGTCCTATGGGGGCCTGCGAGGGGCTGTGGCTTTTGCTCTCGTCATCCTTCTGGATAAGACCAAGGTCCCTGCCAAGGACTACTTTGTGGCAACGACCATTGTGGTGGTCTTCTTCACAGTCATCGTGCAG GGTCTGACCATAAAGCCTCTCGTCAAGTGGCTCAAAGTGAAACGGAGTGACCACCACAAGCCCACCTTGaaccaggaactacatgaacac ACCTTTGACCATATTTTGGCAGCTGTAGAAGATGTGGTTGGCCACCATGGCTATCACTACTGGAGGGACAG GTGGGAACAGTTTGACAAGAAGTACTTGAGTCAGCTACTGATGCGCCGGTCCGCTTATAGAATCCGGGACCAGATCTGGGATGTGTACTATAAACTCAACATCCGAGATGCCATCAGTTTTGTGGACCAG GGAGGCCACGTCTTATCGTCAGCAGGGCTCACGCTGCCCTCCATGCCGAGCCGGAGCTCTGCCGCGGAGACCTCCGTCACCAACCTGCT GCGGGAGAGCGGCAGCGGTGCCTGCCTAGACCTCCAAGTGATTGACACAGTTCGAAGTGGCAAGGACCGGGAAGATGCCATCATGCACCATCTGCTCAGCGGCGGTCTCTACAAACCCCGTCGGAGGGTGAGATGCACAGAG TACAAGACCAGCTGTAGTCGCCATTTTATCTCAGAGGACGCCCAGGCCCGGCAGGACAAGGAAGTATTTCAGCAGAACATGAAGCGGAGACTAGAGTCCTTCAAGTCCACCAAGCACAACGTGTGCCTGTCCAAGAGCAAGCTGAGGCTCCGGAAGGCTGGCCGGAAGAAG AAGGATGGTTCAGCAGACAAAGAGACTCCAAATGGGAAACCTCATCAAGCCTCAAACTTACCGGACACAG CTGCGGTGATCTTAGCGGTGGAGTCTGATGAAGAGGAGGAGAGCGACAgctcagagacagagaaggaggatgACGAGGGCATTGTCTTCGTGGCTCGGGCCACCAATGAGGTTTTCCAAGAACACAAGGTGCCAG GGAGCATGGACGTATGCCCGAGCCCGCGCGTCATTCCCCCTTCACCAACCTGTGCTGAGAAGGAGCTGCCCTGGAAGAGTGGGCAGGGGGACCTGGCCGTGTACGTGTCATCGGAGACCACCAAGATTGTGCCTGTGGACATGCAGACGGGCTGGAATCAGAGCATCTCGTCCCTGGAGAGCCTGGCATCTCCGCCCTGCGCCCAGGCTGCCCTGAGAGCGGCCCGCCCTCGGGCCTGTGCCCCCCCGCGAGGAGAGGAGCTCCGGGACCCGCTGGCTGCTCTGGCGACGCCGGCGCCCGAGCCCCACGCTGGCTTCACCTTCACCCCGAGTCTTGCCAAGGCGGGTCGCTCCCGGAGCGAGAGCAGCGCAGATGCGCCCGAGCAGCAGGAGCTGCAGCCCCTCATGGCACCAGAGGACCATGGGTGCCTCAGTCCGGGCACCGCCAATGCCCGGTGGCTCATCCAGTTCAACAGAGCCGGTCGGCTGTAG
- the SLC9A5 gene encoding sodium/hydrogen exchanger 5 isoform X2: MLPATLPLLGMPLPGEGAGVAAEAAGESVLPPAGLALLRWQWHEVEAPYLVAVWILVASLAKIVFHLSRKVTSVVPESCLLILLGLALGGIVLAVAKKAEYQLEPGTFFLFLLPPIVLDSGYFMPSRLFFDNLGAILTYAVVGTLWNSFTTGAALWGVQQAGLMASTVQADLLDFLLFGSLISAVDPVAVLAVFEEVHVNETLFIIVFGESLLNDAVTVVLYKVYNSFVEMGSVNVQPVDYVKGVASLFVVSLGGAAVGLVFAFFLALTTRFTKRVRIIEPLLVFLLAYAAYLTAEMASLSAILAVTMCGVGCKKYVEANISHKSRTAVKYTMKTLASCAETVIFMLLGISAVDSSKWAWDTGLVLGTLLFILLFRALGVVLQTWVLNQFRLVPLDKIDQVVMSYGGLRGAVAFALVILLDKTKVPAKDYFVATTIVVVFFTVIVQGLTIKPLVKWLKVKRSDHHKPTLNQELHEHTFDHILAAVEDVVGHHGYHYWRDRWEQFDKKYLSQLLMRRSAYRIRDQIWDVYYKLNIRDAISFVDQGGHVLSSAGLTLPSMPSRSSAAETSVTNLLRESGSGACLDLQVIDTVRSGKDREDAIMHHLLSGGLYKPRRRYKTSCSRHFISEDAQARQDKEVFQQNMKRRLESFKSTKHNVCLSKSKLRLRKAGRKKKDGSADKETPNGKPHQASNLPDTAAVILAVESDEEEESDSSETEKEDDEGIVFVARATNEVFQEHKVPGSMDVCPSPRVIPPSPTCAEKELPWKSGQGDLAVYVSSETTKIVPVDMQTGWNQSISSLESLASPPCAQAALRAARPRACAPPRGEELRDPLAALATPAPEPHAGFTFTPSLAKAGRSRSESSADAPEQQELQPLMAPEDHGCLSPGTANARWLIQFNRAGRL; encoded by the exons ATGCTACCGGCCACGTTGCCCCTCCTGGGGATGCCGCTGCCCGGGGAAGGGGCAGGAGTGGCCGCCGAGGCCGCGGGAGAATCCGTCCTGCCCCCTGCGGGCTTGGCGCTGTTGCGCTGGCAATGGCACGAGGTGGAGGCGCCCTACCTGGTGGCCGTGTGGATCCTGGTGGCCAGCTTGGCCAAGATCG TTTTTCACCTCTCCCGGAAAGTGACTTCTGTTGTCCCCGAAAGCTGCCTGCTGATTTTGCTGGGTCTGGCACTGGGAGGCATCGTTCTGGCTGTGGCCAAGAAAGCAGAGTACCAGCTGGAGCCGGgcaccttcttcctcttccttctaccCCCTATTGTACTTGACTCGGGCTACTTCATGCCCAGCCGGCTCTTCTTTGACAACCTGGGGGCCATTCTCACCTATGCTGTGGTGGGCACGCTGTGGAACTCCTTCACTACAGGGGCTGCCCTTTGGGGGGTCCAGCAGGCTGGACTTATGG cTTCCACCGTACAAGCTGACTTGCTTGACTTCTTGCTCTTCGGAAGCCTAATCTCTGCCGTGGACCCTGTGGCCGTCTTGGCGGTCTTTGAGGAGGTGCACGTCAATGAGACCCTCTTCATCATTGTCTTTGGGGAGTCGCTGCTCAACGATGCAGTCACAGTG GTGCTGTATAAGGTGTATAACTCCTTCGTGGAGATGGGCTCAGTCAATGTCCAGCCTGTTGACTATGTAAAAGGAGTCG CCTCCCTCTTTGTGGTCAGTCTGGGCGGGGCAGCCGTGGGCTTAGTTTTTGCCTTCTTCCTGGCCCTGACCACACGTTTCACCAAGCGGGTCCGTATCATCGAGCCTCTGCTGGTCTTCCTCTTGGCCTATGCTGCTTACCTCACAGCGGAGATGGCCTCGCTCTCCGCCATCCTTGC AGTGACGATGTGTGGAGTGGGCTGTAAGAAGTATGTGGAGGCTAACATCTCCCACAAGTCCCGTACGGCTGTCAAATACACCATGAAGACGCTGGCCAGCTGTGCCGAGACTGTCATCTTCATGTTGCTTGGCATCTCTGCTGTTGACTCCTCTAAGTGGGCCTGGGACACTGGGCTGGTGCTTGGTACCCTGCTCTTCATCCTGCTCTTCCGTGCCCTCG GCGTAGTCCTGCAGACATGGGTGCTGAACCAGTTCCGGCTGGTCCCTTTGGACAAGATTGACCAGGTGGTGATGTCCTATGGGGGCCTGCGAGGGGCTGTGGCTTTTGCTCTCGTCATCCTTCTGGATAAGACCAAGGTCCCTGCCAAGGACTACTTTGTGGCAACGACCATTGTGGTGGTCTTCTTCACAGTCATCGTGCAG GGTCTGACCATAAAGCCTCTCGTCAAGTGGCTCAAAGTGAAACGGAGTGACCACCACAAGCCCACCTTGaaccaggaactacatgaacac ACCTTTGACCATATTTTGGCAGCTGTAGAAGATGTGGTTGGCCACCATGGCTATCACTACTGGAGGGACAG GTGGGAACAGTTTGACAAGAAGTACTTGAGTCAGCTACTGATGCGCCGGTCCGCTTATAGAATCCGGGACCAGATCTGGGATGTGTACTATAAACTCAACATCCGAGATGCCATCAGTTTTGTGGACCAG GGAGGCCACGTCTTATCGTCAGCAGGGCTCACGCTGCCCTCCATGCCGAGCCGGAGCTCTGCCGCGGAGACCTCCGTCACCAACCTGCT GCGGGAGAGCGGCAGCGGTGCCTGCCTAGACCTCCAAGTGATTGACACAGTTCGAAGTGGCAAGGACCGGGAAGATGCCATCATGCACCATCTGCTCAGCGGCGGTCTCTACAAACCCCGTCGGAGG TACAAGACCAGCTGTAGTCGCCATTTTATCTCAGAGGACGCCCAGGCCCGGCAGGACAAGGAAGTATTTCAGCAGAACATGAAGCGGAGACTAGAGTCCTTCAAGTCCACCAAGCACAACGTGTGCCTGTCCAAGAGCAAGCTGAGGCTCCGGAAGGCTGGCCGGAAGAAG AAGGATGGTTCAGCAGACAAAGAGACTCCAAATGGGAAACCTCATCAAGCCTCAAACTTACCGGACACAG CTGCGGTGATCTTAGCGGTGGAGTCTGATGAAGAGGAGGAGAGCGACAgctcagagacagagaaggaggatgACGAGGGCATTGTCTTCGTGGCTCGGGCCACCAATGAGGTTTTCCAAGAACACAAGGTGCCAG GGAGCATGGACGTATGCCCGAGCCCGCGCGTCATTCCCCCTTCACCAACCTGTGCTGAGAAGGAGCTGCCCTGGAAGAGTGGGCAGGGGGACCTGGCCGTGTACGTGTCATCGGAGACCACCAAGATTGTGCCTGTGGACATGCAGACGGGCTGGAATCAGAGCATCTCGTCCCTGGAGAGCCTGGCATCTCCGCCCTGCGCCCAGGCTGCCCTGAGAGCGGCCCGCCCTCGGGCCTGTGCCCCCCCGCGAGGAGAGGAGCTCCGGGACCCGCTGGCTGCTCTGGCGACGCCGGCGCCCGAGCCCCACGCTGGCTTCACCTTCACCCCGAGTCTTGCCAAGGCGGGTCGCTCCCGGAGCGAGAGCAGCGCAGATGCGCCCGAGCAGCAGGAGCTGCAGCCCCTCATGGCACCAGAGGACCATGGGTGCCTCAGTCCGGGCACCGCCAATGCCCGGTGGCTCATCCAGTTCAACAGAGCCGGTCGGCTGTAG